In the genome of Oncorhynchus clarkii lewisi isolate Uvic-CL-2024 chromosome 22, UVic_Ocla_1.0, whole genome shotgun sequence, one region contains:
- the LOC139380682 gene encoding ICOS ligand-like isoform X2, which yields METYRTHFVMWTVLGLAAVFISASALSGVKGIVKQKVLLHCPCVNRNVRKTIIWQLEEHTIVLRHDGSNNHTTIGARYENRVSLFLNEEKDNCSLLLSGITVADHGTYKCSFTANAFVYEKVILHVAASYSVCMDLVSDQASVSSGGGEGSRVYQCKASGGYPEGQIHWELEGHPLVNPSRRDVTHLDNFTGLYSLTSNLTIELSEGETLQCVVENTALASNLNSNSSCNQKYMSREGSSHYKVEVAAVVAVSLIVIFIVGVLLVFLLTRCRRHERSTRDTERQERGVTQSFNVYEDDSA from the exons CCCTCTCAGGTGTGAAAGGAATTGTGAAACAGAAGGTCCTCCTGCATTGCCCCTGCGTAAATAGAAATGTGAGAAAGACAATTATCTGGCAGCTAGAAGAGCATACCATCGTGCTCCGTCATGATGGAAGTAATAACCACACAACCATAGGGGCGAGATATGAAAACAGGGTCAGTCTCTTTCTAAATGAAGAGAAGGACAACTGTTCGCTGCTCCTCTCAGGCATCACTGTGGCAGACCACGGGACATACAAATGCTCCTTTACAGCCAACGCTTTTGTCTACGAAAAAGTAATTCTACATGTGGCTG cgAGCTACAGTGTCTGTATGGACCTCGTCTCAGACCAGGCTTCGGTGAGTTccggagggggagaggggtcGAGGGTGTACCAGTGTAAAGCCTCTGGGGGCTATCCAGAGGGCCAGATTCACTGGGAGCTGGAAGGACATCCTCTGGTGAACCCCTCCAGGAGGGATGTGACCCACCTGGACAACTTTACAGGACTCTACAGCCTGACCAGCAACCTGACCATCGAGCTGAGTGAGGGTGAAACACTGCAATGTGTGGTGGAGAACACAGCCTTGGCCTCCAACCTCAACTCCAACTCCAGCTGCAATCAAAAGTATA tgTCCAGGGAAGGTAGCAGTCATTATAAAGTAGAGGTTGCAGCAGTTGTGGCTGTCAGCCTGATTGTGATTTTTATTGTGGGAGTCCTGCTGGTGTTCTTACTAACTAGATGTCGCCGACATGAAAGGTCAACG agagacacagagaggcaaGAAAGAGGCGTGACCCAGTCGTTTAATGTGTATGAAGATGACTCTGCCTGA
- the LOC139380682 gene encoding ICOS ligand-like isoform X1: protein MHSTCVVQLGYTHNFDLVWRKWKHTALSGVKGIVKQKVLLHCPCVNRNVRKTIIWQLEEHTIVLRHDGSNNHTTIGARYENRVSLFLNEEKDNCSLLLSGITVADHGTYKCSFTANAFVYEKVILHVAASYSVCMDLVSDQASVSSGGGEGSRVYQCKASGGYPEGQIHWELEGHPLVNPSRRDVTHLDNFTGLYSLTSNLTIELSEGETLQCVVENTALASNLNSNSSCNQKYMSREGSSHYKVEVAAVVAVSLIVIFIVGVLLVFLLTRCRRHERSTRDTERQERGVTQSFNVYEDDSA, encoded by the exons CCCTCTCAGGTGTGAAAGGAATTGTGAAACAGAAGGTCCTCCTGCATTGCCCCTGCGTAAATAGAAATGTGAGAAAGACAATTATCTGGCAGCTAGAAGAGCATACCATCGTGCTCCGTCATGATGGAAGTAATAACCACACAACCATAGGGGCGAGATATGAAAACAGGGTCAGTCTCTTTCTAAATGAAGAGAAGGACAACTGTTCGCTGCTCCTCTCAGGCATCACTGTGGCAGACCACGGGACATACAAATGCTCCTTTACAGCCAACGCTTTTGTCTACGAAAAAGTAATTCTACATGTGGCTG cgAGCTACAGTGTCTGTATGGACCTCGTCTCAGACCAGGCTTCGGTGAGTTccggagggggagaggggtcGAGGGTGTACCAGTGTAAAGCCTCTGGGGGCTATCCAGAGGGCCAGATTCACTGGGAGCTGGAAGGACATCCTCTGGTGAACCCCTCCAGGAGGGATGTGACCCACCTGGACAACTTTACAGGACTCTACAGCCTGACCAGCAACCTGACCATCGAGCTGAGTGAGGGTGAAACACTGCAATGTGTGGTGGAGAACACAGCCTTGGCCTCCAACCTCAACTCCAACTCCAGCTGCAATCAAAAGTATA tgTCCAGGGAAGGTAGCAGTCATTATAAAGTAGAGGTTGCAGCAGTTGTGGCTGTCAGCCTGATTGTGATTTTTATTGTGGGAGTCCTGCTGGTGTTCTTACTAACTAGATGTCGCCGACATGAAAGGTCAACG agagacacagagaggcaaGAAAGAGGCGTGACCCAGTCGTTTAATGTGTATGAAGATGACTCTGCCTGA